The following nucleotide sequence is from Mucilaginibacter sp. cycad4.
GTTATGCAGCCGCAAATTTGCCAAAATCACCATCAGATTACGGTCGGTTTAACCAGGCTATAGCGCTTACCGTATTGATGCGTACCTATATGAACGAAAAGGATTTTGTAAATGCCGAAAAAACAGGCAGACAGATCATGACCATGGGGTATTCATTAGTTAATAACTATTCAAGCCTTTTCATGGAAGCTACCGAAAGAAACAACGAAACCATGTGGGCAGTATCATGCGTACCCGACCAGGACGGCAACGAAAACCACGCCAGCTTTAATCCGTGGGCTTTTTATACCTATCCAAAAGATTATCCGGGCAACCGTGTAAAAGATTCATTTGCAGGCGGCGATGCACCGTTATCAACAACCTGGGCATTTTACAATTCGTTTGATGCGGCTGATAAAAGGCGCAACCTGCTGGTGGCAAGCTATACCAACAAAAGTGGTGTGGTACGCAACCAGGCAAACGGTTTATCGGGTCCGGTCATTGCTAAATATCCTGATCTTGGCGGCGCATCATTAAACGCTTACCAGGGTAATGACATTCCTAAAGCACGTTTAGGAGATGTAATGCTGCAGCTTGCCGAAGCCATTAACCAAAACAGCGGGCCCACCGCCGAAGCTGTTGGCCTGGTGAACCAGGTGCGTTTAGCTCATGGCGGCGCTGCTATAGGTAATGTACCTTCATCGGCCACTGCTACCAAACAGGCTTTTGATACCTGGCTGCTAAAAGAAGAAGGTTGGGAAACCTATTTTGAAGGCGAGCGCAAGATGGACCTGGTAAGGCATAGCCAGTGGCAAAGTGCTTTAACATCGGTAGGTAAAACTGCGGGCCCATACCTGTTCCCGGTGCCAACTTATGAAATTACCGCCAGTAAAGGCAAATTGACCCAAACACCAGGTTATTAATTGATTGCTATGAAGATCAGGAATATTGTATTGCCCGGAATGATGCTGTTAACGGTAGCGATAGGATGTAAAAAGGATGGCGGCTCAACCAGCACGAAAAAACC
It contains:
- a CDS encoding RagB/SusD family nutrient uptake outer membrane protein, with amino-acid sequence MKKIITICLMAAAVTVSSCKKGLEPQIYGSLSTTNFPKTETDFVNYVTEVYKPFQSKWGYNDPAGYQNDWFSPEYGDIMMFDYPTDQMNVFTGWGGIFTQFSTASFTFLANQGTGNNHFEKIRFVTRITQIIDDINKSTISDAAKKELTAEARMSRGWNMYYLLQLYGPVPVILDASKINTSAETDLTRPTREAFLASIVGDLSYAAANLPKSPSDYGRFNQAIALTVLMRTYMNEKDFVNAEKTGRQIMTMGYSLVNNYSSLFMEATERNNETMWAVSCVPDQDGNENHASFNPWAFYTYPKDYPGNRVKDSFAGGDAPLSTTWAFYNSFDAADKRRNLLVASYTNKSGVVRNQANGLSGPVIAKYPDLGGASLNAYQGNDIPKARLGDVMLQLAEAINQNSGPTAEAVGLVNQVRLAHGGAAIGNVPSSATATKQAFDTWLLKEEGWETYFEGERKMDLVRHSQWQSALTSVGKTAGPYLFPVPTYEITASKGKLTQTPGY